The following are encoded in a window of Candidatus Margulisiibacteriota bacterium genomic DNA:
- the prmC gene encoding peptide chain release factor N(5)-glutamine methyltransferase has translation MRLDALLARAVSELKTAGIADPQIEAEILLAHALGFSRTELISRNDLDLAPQQLSAFVPLLERRLKHEPTAYIVGYQPFMGLDFYVDRNVLIPRPETELLVEAVLRATNHEPQSIPRLRSGQANHDPQLTIADLGTGSGCIAIALAKQLPGAKIIACDSSAEALAVARRNARRYQLEGWIDFRQGDMFEPLPEPVEIIVSNPPYIPSAEIDRLQPEVKDWEPRGALDGGKDGLDYIRKLLNKAPNHLIFEFGFGQAGLIKELAKKSYPRFEISKDYSGLERIFSGVRTEKSAVHH, from the coding sequence ATGAGGCTCGACGCCCTGCTCGCCCGCGCGGTCAGTGAGCTGAAAACAGCCGGGATCGCCGATCCGCAGATCGAAGCGGAGATCTTGCTCGCCCACGCTCTCGGTTTTAGCCGGACCGAACTTATTTCCCGGAACGACCTCGATCTGGCACCCCAGCAGTTGTCGGCGTTCGTGCCGCTACTGGAACGGCGGTTGAAACACGAGCCGACCGCCTATATCGTTGGTTATCAACCTTTTATGGGATTAGATTTCTATGTTGACCGCAATGTCCTGATCCCCCGGCCAGAAACAGAACTGCTCGTGGAGGCAGTTTTACGAGCCACGAATCACGAACCACAATCCATCCCTCGACTTCGCTCGGGACAAGCGAACCACGATCCACAACTCACGATCGCCGACCTCGGCACCGGTTCCGGTTGCATCGCGATCGCCCTGGCCAAACAGCTGCCGGGGGCAAAGATCATCGCCTGCGATTCGTCAGCGGAAGCCTTAGCGGTCGCCCGGCGGAACGCGCGCCGCTATCAGCTTGAAGGGTGGATTGATTTTCGCCAGGGGGATATGTTCGAGCCGCTGCCGGAGCCGGTCGAGATCATCGTCTCCAACCCGCCCTATATCCCATCCGCCGAGATCGACCGTTTGCAGCCGGAAGTAAAAGATTGGGAACCGCGAGGAGCACTGGACGGAGGCAAAGACGGCTTAGATTATATTCGTAAGCTCTTGAACAAAGCTCCTAATCACCTGATCTTCGAGTTCGGCTTCGGCCAGGCGGGCCTGATCAAGGAGCTCGCCAAGAAAAGTTACCCTCGTTTTGAGATCAGCAAGGATTATAGCGGGCTGGAGCGTATCTTTAGCGGCGTGAGGACGGAAAAGTCAGCCGTTCATCATTGA
- a CDS encoding L-threonylcarbamoyladenylate synthase, with the protein MNKKAIAAAVKALKAGEVVAFPTETVFGLGAALKQRGAIEQIFKIKNRPKNKPLQVLVASIDQAKKLGRFNQQALELAKREWPGPLTLVVKKTKVVPKIITGGTNKVGLRIPDHKVALELIKKAGPIVATSANKSGSRPALTAQAVKKNLPGIDLILPGRVRSGVPSKVVDATKGIRILRG; encoded by the coding sequence GTGAATAAAAAAGCTATTGCGGCAGCCGTCAAAGCCTTAAAGGCCGGGGAAGTCGTCGCCTTCCCGACCGAAACGGTCTTTGGGCTCGGCGCCGCCCTAAAACAGCGCGGAGCGATCGAACAGATATTCAAGATCAAAAACCGCCCCAAAAACAAACCACTCCAGGTTCTGGTCGCGTCGATCGACCAGGCAAAAAAGCTGGGGAGGTTCAACCAACAGGCCCTGGAACTAGCTAAAAGGGAATGGCCCGGCCCCCTCACCCTAGTCGTCAAAAAAACCAAGGTCGTCCCAAAAATCATAACCGGGGGCACCAATAAAGTCGGCCTGCGTATACCTGACCACAAAGTAGCGTTGGAACTGATAAAAAAGGCCGGTCCGATCGTAGCCACCTCGGCCAACAAAAGCGGCAGCAGACCGGCCCTGACGGCTCAAGCAGTCAAAAAGAACCTGCCCGGGATCGATCTTATCCTCCCCGGCCGCGTGCGTTCGGGCGTCCCCTCGAAAGTCGTTGATGCCACCAAAGGCATTAGGATACTGCGAGGCTGA
- a CDS encoding HDIG domain-containing metalloprotein, whose translation MAGNGIAGISWARQHAQAMYRKLSNGAGGVQRVDRGLLPYLNPDHPLLLEMEGRMPGTYRHSIIVGSLAAIATAHIGGDTDLARAIGYNHDTGKLRDPELFGEAKAGDRASLSAIDTEAKLRTILDHPLASREYAEDHGLPEEMRVLLPQHHGDGFSRVRLSEDLSARLPIGARRYPGPRPATKEIALVMYADCLQACVDGLMRKTGWPAEPSAEHLRGIVDTIGEELQAADQLANSTLTGSELNIAAERFTTWLFRFYHRLDVTGTPQGEGPLNDERLTFPSSRR comes from the coding sequence ATGGCTGGTAATGGCATAGCTGGAATCTCCTGGGCGCGGCAACATGCCCAAGCGATGTATCGCAAATTGAGTAATGGCGCCGGGGGCGTCCAACGGGTCGATCGGGGTCTGTTGCCTTATCTCAACCCTGACCATCCGTTACTACTCGAGATGGAAGGACGGATGCCGGGGACCTATCGCCATTCGATCATCGTCGGCAGCCTGGCCGCGATCGCCACCGCTCATATTGGAGGGGATACGGACCTGGCTCGGGCGATCGGTTACAATCATGATACCGGTAAATTACGCGATCCTGAATTATTTGGCGAGGCGAAGGCGGGGGATAGGGCCAGCTTGAGCGCGATAGACACGGAAGCAAAACTTAGGACGATCCTCGATCATCCTCTGGCTTCGCGGGAATATGCTGAAGATCATGGTTTGCCGGAAGAAATGCGGGTTTTATTGCCTCAGCATCACGGGGATGGTTTTTCTAGGGTAAGGTTGAGCGAAGATCTGTCAGCCAGGCTGCCGATAGGCGCGCGCCGTTATCCCGGCCCCCGGCCGGCAACCAAAGAGATAGCGCTAGTTATGTATGCTGATTGCCTGCAAGCTTGCGTCGACGGGCTAATGCGCAAGACAGGCTGGCCGGCAGAGCCGTCTGCTGAACATCTGCGGGGAATAGTTGACACGATCGGGGAGGAGTTGCAGGCGGCGGACCAGCTGGCCAACAGCACTTTGACCGGCAGCGAATTAAACATCGCCGCGGAGAGATTTACTACCTGGTTATTCCGGTTCTATCATCGCCTTGATGTCACCGGCACGCCCCAGGGTGAAGGCCCGCTCAATGATGAACGGCTGACTTTTCCGTCCTCACGCCGCTAA